In Kordiimonas pumila, a single genomic region encodes these proteins:
- a CDS encoding TIGR03016 family PEP-CTERM system-associated outer membrane protein, with product MQTAAPYRKAARVAVFFLLPVVSLQAAYAQHVWIDPRGEGRVTLTDNANLTESDRVQDAVLNLSPGINVHVESARTRLALDYAYDYYYYLSDGGHDVRHKMFSTLDSEIWKDHLSINGRASISQQYLNQRGSLSSSFANRTDNRRTLQNYTGTAILKGGLRDYADWRMTYRYGVSLSPADNLDDETLTSNFSDSTSQELTASLGSGDRFTHFEWRLYADSSKVSRSLETNDFRNEHVGAELKYKFNRFFSLLGSVSYSSNDFQSAILSEQGFGWDAGFRWTPGRKLDLTVRHGREGSRKTWYATMQYLITSRVQLTGSYQDIITANTIVGNDTLQSYQFNDDIGIIDSQGLPSDESDPKFSFSDIDFRRRVAKMTLSWRHKRTDAYITANYERRTFDNDSGTANSYGTSTGFKHKINKSTTLSGSLGYRRSEFENSDRVDDYFEGNLDWAKTVSRYFKIAVGYGHSERLSTAQGADIEENTLTFYIRGTY from the coding sequence ATGCAGACTGCTGCCCCATATAGAAAAGCTGCACGCGTTGCAGTGTTTTTTTTATTACCCGTAGTGAGCTTACAGGCTGCGTATGCACAGCATGTATGGATTGATCCACGGGGTGAAGGGCGAGTGACATTAACGGATAATGCTAATCTCACTGAAAGCGACAGGGTGCAAGATGCTGTGTTAAACCTTTCTCCCGGCATAAATGTGCATGTTGAAAGTGCTAGAACGCGTCTAGCGCTAGATTACGCTTACGATTATTATTATTATTTGTCTGACGGTGGCCATGATGTCCGGCACAAAATGTTTAGTACGCTCGATTCTGAGATATGGAAAGATCACTTAAGCATTAATGGTCGGGCTAGTATTAGCCAGCAATACCTTAACCAGCGGGGTAGCCTTTCAAGTAGCTTTGCAAACCGGACAGATAACAGAAGAACGTTGCAAAATTATACAGGCACAGCAATCCTGAAGGGTGGCTTGAGGGATTATGCAGATTGGCGCATGACATATCGGTATGGTGTTTCATTGTCGCCCGCTGATAATCTTGATGACGAGACATTGACTTCCAATTTTTCTGACTCAACTTCGCAAGAACTAACAGCATCTCTTGGTTCTGGGGACAGGTTTACACATTTTGAGTGGCGGTTATATGCGGATAGTTCAAAGGTTAGCCGTAGTCTTGAGACGAATGACTTTCGTAATGAACATGTGGGCGCTGAGCTAAAGTACAAATTTAACCGTTTCTTTTCACTTCTTGGATCTGTTAGCTATTCTTCTAATGATTTTCAAAGCGCGATCTTGTCTGAACAGGGTTTTGGCTGGGATGCAGGTTTTCGCTGGACACCAGGCCGTAAGCTCGATTTAACCGTCAGACATGGTAGAGAGGGAAGCCGCAAAACATGGTATGCTACGATGCAATACCTTATAACGTCGCGGGTTCAATTAACGGGTTCATATCAGGACATTATCACAGCGAACACTATTGTTGGAAATGATACACTGCAATCATACCAGTTTAATGATGATATTGGCATAATAGATAGCCAAGGCTTACCTTCAGATGAATCAGATCCAAAATTCTCGTTTTCAGATATAGATTTTCGTCGCAGGGTTGCGAAAATGACACTTTCATGGCGCCATAAACGAACTGATGCGTATATCACCGCAAATTATGAACGTCGCACATTTGATAATGATTCAGGCACGGCCAATTCTTATGGTACATCGACGGGCTTTAAGCACAAAATAAACAAAAGCACTACACTTTCTGGCAGTTTAGGGTATCGTCGCAGTGAATTTGAAAATTCTGACCGTGTAGACGATTATTTTGAAGGTAACTTGGATTGGGCAAAAACAGTTTCCAGATATTTCAAAATTGCCGTAGGATACGGGCATAGTGAGAGGTTATCAACTGCGCAAGGTGCAGATATTGAAGAGAACACTCTGACTTTTTATATAAGAGGAACGTATTAA
- a CDS encoding XrtA/PEP-CTERM system-associated ATPase: protein MYESFYNLQGRPFQLTPDPRFYYSSRTHKKAMAYLTYGLNQGEGFIIVTGDIGTGKTTLVRHLFDTLDRNEYIAAMIVSTQLSAEDLLRSVVAAFGLDAQADDKGQLLARLERYLREQFKLGRRALLVVDEAQNLSNAALEEMRMLSNFQEGDKALIQSFLVGQPEFRERIFAAPELEQLRQRVIATHHLEPMEKEELALYIEHRLKLVGWDNDPCFTADAVEAIYEQCQGVPRRLNTLCSRVLLYGALEEVHDIDGEVIAAVVADMSSDQRPVVATSSARPVRLSPVNRQNDSTIPLEAADKKEVDEMENRLGKLENMMKSQDETLQKLTNIMAQLAGGGSKGNES from the coding sequence ATGTATGAAAGTTTTTACAATCTACAGGGGCGCCCGTTTCAGTTAACACCTGATCCGCGTTTTTATTATAGTTCCCGTACTCATAAAAAAGCTATGGCTTATCTCACCTATGGTCTTAATCAGGGTGAGGGTTTTATTATTGTAACAGGTGATATTGGTACGGGTAAAACTACATTGGTCAGGCATTTGTTTGATACACTTGATCGCAATGAATATATTGCAGCAATGATCGTAAGTACGCAGTTAAGCGCTGAGGATTTGCTTCGAAGTGTTGTTGCAGCTTTTGGCCTTGATGCGCAGGCAGATGATAAAGGTCAGCTTTTAGCTCGGCTTGAAAGATACTTGCGAGAGCAATTTAAGCTCGGGCGGAGGGCCTTGCTTGTTGTTGATGAGGCTCAAAACCTATCCAACGCAGCTCTTGAAGAAATGCGGATGTTATCTAACTTTCAAGAAGGTGACAAAGCGCTTATTCAAAGCTTCTTAGTCGGGCAGCCAGAGTTTAGAGAGCGGATTTTCGCGGCACCGGAGCTTGAGCAATTGCGACAACGTGTTATTGCCACCCATCACCTTGAGCCTATGGAAAAGGAAGAGCTGGCCCTGTATATTGAACACCGTTTGAAGCTTGTTGGGTGGGATAATGATCCATGCTTTACAGCTGATGCGGTAGAAGCAATTTACGAGCAATGCCAAGGTGTACCTCGTAGGTTGAATACACTTTGCTCTCGTGTGCTTCTATATGGTGCACTTGAAGAAGTTCATGATATTGATGGTGAGGTTATTGCTGCTGTGGTAGCAGATATGTCCAGCGATCAACGACCCGTTGTTGCCACTTCTTCAGCGCGACCTGTGAGGCTTTCACCTGTTAACCGGCAGAATGATTCAACTATTCCTCTTGAAGCGGCTGATAAAAAAGAAGTTGATGAAATGGAAAATCGTTTAGGGAAGCTTGAAAACATGATGAAATCCCAAGACGAAACTCTTCAAAAACTGACAAATATTATGGCACAGCTAGCGGGTGGTGGTTCAAAGGGCAATGAAAGCTAA
- a CDS encoding XrtA system polysaccharide deacetylase, with translation MKAKTLSASSFKAPIVKANALSGTFAFTVDVEEWFQVGAFETTFTKADWPSLESRVELQTLKLLDFMRGASIKGTFFCLGWVAEKYPSLLKAIVNDGHEIACHGLDHDRLFTMSKADFKADIQRSKGAIEDVTGVTVIGYRAPSFSLTPNVWWVYDLLDSEGFKYSSSLYPVKTDHYGMESAPRAPFYPANSSIVEIPMTVCDVPFRRLPASGGGYFRLMPYWLSRYLLRNGAKQSSAPAIFYMHPWEMDTDQPYVKEAPLLSRFRHYQGQARLPAKLTRLAKDFSWGRMQDIYENILTEVKVGK, from the coding sequence ATGAAAGCTAAGACACTGTCTGCTTCGTCTTTTAAAGCGCCCATAGTGAAGGCAAATGCACTTTCCGGTACGTTTGCCTTTACTGTTGATGTGGAAGAGTGGTTTCAGGTTGGCGCTTTTGAGACGACCTTTACAAAAGCAGACTGGCCAAGTCTTGAAAGCCGTGTAGAGCTTCAAACATTAAAGCTTTTGGACTTTATGCGCGGCGCATCTATCAAAGGCACTTTTTTTTGCCTTGGTTGGGTTGCTGAAAAGTATCCGTCTCTTTTAAAAGCTATAGTGAATGATGGCCATGAAATTGCCTGCCACGGCCTTGATCATGATCGTTTGTTTACGATGAGCAAGGCTGACTTTAAAGCAGATATTCAGCGCTCCAAGGGCGCGATTGAAGATGTTACAGGTGTAACAGTTATTGGCTACAGAGCACCGAGTTTTTCTCTGACACCAAACGTATGGTGGGTTTATGATCTTTTGGATTCAGAGGGATTTAAATATTCATCCAGCCTCTATCCTGTGAAAACAGATCATTATGGTATGGAGTCCGCGCCTAGAGCGCCTTTTTACCCTGCAAATTCTTCAATAGTAGAAATACCTATGACAGTTTGTGATGTGCCTTTCAGGCGGTTACCAGCATCGGGTGGAGGATATTTTAGGTTAATGCCTTATTGGCTGTCACGGTATTTACTTCGTAACGGTGCGAAGCAATCGTCTGCCCCAGCAATTTTTTATATGCACCCCTGGGAAATGGATACAGATCAGCCTTATGTGAAGGAAGCCCCCCTTTTATCAAGGTTTAGGCATTACCAAGGGCAGGCTAGGCTGCCAGCAAAATTAACGCGTTTAGCAAAAGATTTTTCATGGGGGCGCATGCAGGATATATATGAAAATATCCTCACAGAAGTCAAAGTTGGAAAATAG
- a CDS encoding FemAB family XrtA/PEP-CTERM system-associated protein yields the protein MAVSIRKMTSSDIASWNAFVDRHVDGTFCHYAEWKTVIENGANHECPFLVAEDNAKIVGIMPLTLRKSKLFGNALISNMFCVYGGPLAINSGVYDELDAAAWELACQNGIKVLEYRTVKARHVGDNEWSIPVANAATFQKPLQNTPEAILLDIPRKQRAVVRKTLDAGLSCSFDSDIENFYKLYAESVRGLGTPVFPKKLFTALYESFGEKIQVQIIRSPKGQAIASLMSFYADKAVLPYYAGGNQFARQYGAHDFMYYQLMIKASEKGKTHFDFGRSKMDTGPYRFKKNWGFEPVLLQYETRLAEGGTLPDLNPSSSKYRMLVAAWKRLPLPIANTIGPMLARHLG from the coding sequence ATGGCTGTTTCTATCAGGAAAATGACCTCATCAGATATTGCATCATGGAATGCTTTTGTCGATAGACACGTTGATGGGACCTTTTGTCATTATGCTGAGTGGAAAACGGTTATTGAAAACGGCGCAAACCATGAATGTCCGTTTTTGGTAGCTGAGGATAATGCCAAGATTGTTGGCATTATGCCGCTAACACTGCGTAAAAGTAAGCTTTTTGGTAATGCCCTTATATCCAATATGTTCTGTGTTTATGGTGGCCCCTTAGCTATTAATTCTGGGGTGTATGATGAGCTTGATGCCGCAGCTTGGGAGCTTGCCTGCCAAAATGGTATCAAGGTCCTTGAATATCGTACTGTTAAAGCGCGACATGTAGGGGATAACGAATGGTCTATACCAGTTGCAAACGCCGCTACTTTTCAAAAGCCTTTACAAAACACCCCTGAAGCTATCCTTCTTGATATACCCAGAAAACAAAGAGCCGTCGTCAGGAAAACACTGGATGCAGGCCTTAGCTGTAGTTTTGACTCTGATATTGAAAATTTCTATAAGCTTTATGCTGAGAGTGTACGGGGGCTTGGCACACCGGTTTTCCCTAAAAAGCTTTTTACCGCGCTCTATGAAAGCTTTGGTGAAAAAATTCAGGTGCAAATCATACGGTCTCCAAAGGGGCAAGCTATTGCTAGCCTTATGAGCTTTTATGCAGATAAGGCAGTTCTTCCTTATTATGCGGGCGGGAACCAGTTTGCTCGCCAATATGGTGCGCATGATTTTATGTATTATCAGCTAATGATTAAAGCTTCAGAAAAAGGTAAAACACATTTTGATTTTGGCCGTAGCAAAATGGACACCGGGCCTTACAGGTTTAAAAAGAATTGGGGCTTTGAACCTGTTTTACTTCAATATGAAACTCGTTTAGCCGAAGGGGGAACGCTGCCAGATTTGAACCCTAGTAGCAGTAAATATAGGATGCTGGTTGCAGCTTGGAAAAGGTTACCTTTACCAATTGCAAATACAATAGGGCCAATGCTTGCAAGGCATTTAGGGTAA
- a CDS encoding TIGR03087 family PEP-CTERM/XrtA system glycosyltransferase: protein MAEILFLAHRIPYPPNKGDKIRSWNFLHHLTKKHKVHLGFFVDDKKDLEHISMLENITQSLCFQYVSPLHQKILSLSGMLTGQPLTLAAYPHSHMQRYVDSLIAKKSLDAAFVFSAAVGQFIPQKCSFPVLTDLVDADSEKWAAYADKAKWPLSYIYSREAKTLGAYELKLIQRSERTFLVSEQEANMLRPVAGVHKEKVIALKNGVDLSQFDPSKYTSNPDENLIIFSGAMNYQPNIEAVEWFCNDVWPLVQDAIPTAKFRIAGGPHHKRVDALATINGVEVTGYVDDMASEIAKACVAVAPLQTARGVQNKVLEAMAMAKSVVATSCANEGIEADEGNTIWVTDDPSEFSTRLIALLNDKALAKKIGTAAREFVTKNFSWESSCKELDGYVQEIL, encoded by the coding sequence ATGGCGGAGATCCTTTTTTTAGCTCACAGAATTCCATATCCCCCTAATAAGGGCGATAAAATACGGTCTTGGAACTTTCTGCATCATTTAACAAAGAAGCATAAAGTACACCTTGGCTTTTTTGTTGATGATAAAAAAGACCTTGAGCATATTTCTATGTTGGAAAACATTACTCAATCTTTGTGTTTCCAATATGTTTCACCCCTGCATCAAAAAATATTGAGTTTGTCAGGCATGTTAACCGGGCAACCTCTAACACTAGCTGCTTATCCACATAGTCATATGCAGCGATATGTGGATAGCCTCATAGCTAAAAAATCTCTTGATGCAGCTTTTGTTTTTTCTGCAGCCGTTGGGCAGTTTATACCTCAGAAATGTTCATTTCCTGTTCTTACTGATCTGGTGGATGCGGATTCTGAAAAATGGGCTGCTTATGCTGATAAGGCTAAATGGCCTTTATCCTATATATACTCGAGAGAGGCTAAAACCTTGGGGGCCTATGAACTGAAACTAATTCAACGTTCTGAGCGCACTTTTTTGGTGAGTGAGCAAGAGGCAAATATGCTTCGCCCTGTTGCAGGTGTTCATAAAGAGAAGGTAATTGCCCTCAAAAATGGTGTGGATCTCTCGCAGTTTGACCCATCCAAATATACTTCAAACCCTGATGAAAACCTGATCATATTTAGTGGGGCAATGAACTATCAGCCTAATATTGAAGCGGTTGAATGGTTTTGCAATGATGTTTGGCCGCTCGTTCAGGATGCTATACCGACGGCCAAATTTCGGATTGCTGGGGGGCCTCATCATAAAAGGGTTGATGCACTTGCCACCATCAATGGGGTTGAGGTTACAGGATATGTTGATGACATGGCATCTGAAATAGCAAAGGCCTGTGTTGCTGTGGCGCCGTTACAAACGGCACGGGGTGTGCAAAATAAAGTATTAGAAGCAATGGCGATGGCCAAAAGTGTTGTGGCAACATCATGTGCGAATGAGGGCATAGAGGCTGATGAAGGCAATACCATATGGGTTACGGATGATCCATCGGAGTTTTCAACGCGTTTAATTGCACTCCTTAACGATAAAGCTCTTGCCAAAAAGATAGGTACTGCAGCTCGGGAATTTGTTACAAAAAACTTTTCTTGGGAAAGCAGTTGTAAAGAACTTGATGGGTATGTGCAGGAAATATTATGA
- the xrtA gene encoding exosortase A, giving the protein MKMFSYHILGKLFVTLIALTLVTYVWFDPVQHLFYLITNVDIFSHGQVIPFVSMALVWSRRDILKSVPAFYWWPGLIITASVMVVQFLAVAIDIKILQHVSYILCIQAIILTVFGPYVFRAILFPVAFLILIVPFGSALVPVMQYITADMVINMLSVMGVANSSDGVLITLSSGLYEVAQACAGIKFLFTSMVTGVLLAHLAYDSWFKRVLLVLASAAIPIFANAFRVLGILLIAEATDQSFARGIDHIVYGWGFLSFVLLILIAVAYKFSDKKAFENDMAVEPVSVHHISRKQGIAVAVTVCLLPLFFWTISPKRYLSALDVGMLQAPTCDDCGIRLLDIDTKGEKAPFENADETFSARYRIGADYVFIDTALYCPVRTEKPMLFKLPRTEDNWTSLPGVGPGNFSVAGWDFEERHYTGFRANKVLWTSYYIAGKGMNSGLNIKLASAKEKLLYGKTAGALLTITIPVYEGAPPAEVLLKRFLSTFAPEDFLWNEIKPSETGKILCVA; this is encoded by the coding sequence ATGAAAATGTTCTCCTACCATATTCTAGGCAAATTGTTTGTAACACTTATTGCTCTAACACTGGTCACTTATGTTTGGTTTGACCCTGTTCAACACCTTTTTTATCTGATTACCAATGTTGACATATTTTCTCATGGGCAGGTAATTCCCTTCGTTTCTATGGCCTTGGTGTGGAGTAGACGCGATATCTTAAAAAGCGTTCCGGCGTTTTACTGGTGGCCCGGCCTGATTATCACAGCGTCCGTTATGGTGGTCCAGTTCCTTGCTGTGGCAATTGATATTAAGATTTTGCAACATGTTAGCTATATTCTATGCATACAAGCCATTATTCTCACCGTTTTTGGGCCTTATGTATTTAGGGCGATCCTTTTTCCTGTTGCGTTTCTTATATTGATTGTGCCTTTTGGCAGTGCCCTTGTGCCTGTCATGCAGTACATCACCGCAGATATGGTTATAAACATGCTGTCTGTAATGGGGGTGGCAAATTCCTCTGATGGTGTTTTGATAACTTTATCAAGCGGTTTGTATGAAGTTGCACAGGCGTGTGCGGGTATCAAATTTCTGTTTACCAGTATGGTTACTGGCGTTTTATTGGCCCATCTTGCATACGACAGCTGGTTTAAGCGTGTTTTGTTGGTTCTAGCTTCTGCGGCGATACCGATTTTTGCTAATGCTTTTAGAGTGTTAGGGATTTTATTAATTGCGGAAGCTACAGATCAGTCTTTTGCGCGTGGCATCGATCATATCGTTTATGGCTGGGGCTTTTTGTCCTTTGTATTATTGATACTGATTGCTGTTGCTTATAAATTTTCAGATAAAAAAGCGTTTGAAAATGACATGGCTGTCGAGCCTGTATCAGTGCATCATATATCCAGAAAACAGGGTATTGCCGTTGCTGTGACAGTGTGTTTGTTACCATTGTTTTTCTGGACTATTTCCCCAAAACGGTATCTGAGTGCTTTGGATGTGGGTATGCTTCAGGCACCAACATGTGATGATTGTGGTATTCGCCTTTTAGATATTGATACAAAAGGGGAAAAAGCACCTTTTGAGAATGCTGATGAAACTTTTTCAGCGCGCTACCGAATTGGTGCTGATTACGTTTTTATAGATACGGCTCTTTATTGCCCTGTGCGAACAGAAAAGCCTATGCTGTTTAAGCTGCCGCGCACAGAAGATAACTGGACAAGTTTGCCCGGGGTTGGGCCTGGTAATTTTTCAGTTGCAGGGTGGGACTTTGAAGAAAGACATTATACCGGCTTTCGTGCTAACAAAGTGCTCTGGACCAGTTATTATATTGCAGGTAAAGGTATGAACTCCGGCCTTAATATTAAGCTTGCATCTGCAAAAGAAAAACTGCTGTACGGAAAAACCGCAGGTGCTTTGCTGACAATTACCATCCCGGTATATGAGGGTGCACCCCCTGCCGAGGTTTTGCTGAAAAGGTTCTTGTCAACATTTGCGCCGGAAGACTTTCTCTGGAATGAAATTAAGCCCTCAGAAACAGGAAAAATTTTATGTGTGGCATAG
- a CDS encoding XrtA/PEP-CTERM system amidotransferase has translation MCGIAGMMVPETMELPQQVLRTMTNAISHRGPDGDGFYYGKTVGLGHRRLSIIDLEGGAQPMYSADGQVIISFNGEIYNYQALRRELESLGHHFTSKSDTEVLLQAYLEWDRDCVTRLRGMFAFGIWDNRKQELFLARDRLGIKPLYYTTVSDGTFVFGSELKAILEHPACRRKLRIDALEDYLALGYVPDPKSLVAGVCTLPPACTMIKRQGQTKDDIREYWSPDITGGSGVVTDASELLGRLEEAVKLRMIADVPLGAFLSGGVDSSAVVGLMSKNSTSPVETCAIGSEDIEYDESGYAERVANHFKTHHRLRFSSAEDGGLIRTMAKVYDDPFADLSAFPTYKVCALAREKVIVALSGDGGDELFAGYRRYKFHMMEEKLRKTIPLSLRRIIFGPLAKLYPKLDYAPQFLRAKSTFEALSRSSAEAYFQTVSKTPDRDRVRLHTEKMRGYLDGYHPHERFKELAKEVEGADPLSTIQYIDLKTYLPGDILTKVDRASMAHSLEVRVPILDHKFIEYGLRLPASDRIMDGEGKAVFKKALEGFLPDEILYRQKKGFIVPVVNWLRNELIPELEKLKASEILFDTGLIDQQNVCILIDEHVSGRRDHHMTLWSLLMLNASLENLQLSL, from the coding sequence ATGTGTGGCATAGCTGGCATGATGGTACCTGAGACTATGGAACTACCTCAGCAGGTGCTGAGGACCATGACTAATGCCATTAGCCACCGAGGCCCTGACGGAGATGGTTTTTATTATGGCAAGACAGTTGGCTTAGGTCACCGAAGACTGAGTATCATTGATCTTGAAGGCGGTGCCCAGCCTATGTATTCGGCTGATGGGCAAGTTATTATCAGTTTTAACGGTGAAATATATAATTATCAGGCATTAAGGCGTGAATTGGAAAGTCTTGGCCATCATTTTACAAGCAAGTCTGATACGGAGGTCTTATTACAAGCCTATCTGGAATGGGACCGAGATTGTGTTACACGTCTGCGTGGGATGTTTGCTTTTGGTATTTGGGATAACCGTAAGCAGGAGTTATTTTTAGCACGCGATCGGCTTGGTATTAAGCCTTTGTATTATACAACAGTATCCGATGGGACTTTTGTCTTTGGTTCTGAATTAAAGGCAATACTTGAGCACCCTGCCTGCCGTAGAAAATTGCGTATAGACGCCCTTGAAGATTATTTGGCACTTGGCTATGTACCTGACCCCAAGTCATTGGTTGCAGGTGTTTGTACGTTGCCGCCAGCATGTACAATGATCAAGCGTCAAGGCCAAACGAAGGATGATATTAGAGAATACTGGTCACCAGATATTACAGGGGGGTCTGGGGTTGTTACTGATGCATCGGAATTACTTGGCCGGTTGGAGGAAGCCGTTAAATTACGGATGATAGCGGACGTGCCTTTAGGCGCATTTCTCTCTGGAGGGGTAGATTCTTCAGCTGTTGTGGGTCTCATGAGCAAAAACAGCACATCTCCGGTGGAAACATGTGCTATTGGCTCTGAGGATATTGAATATGATGAAAGTGGTTATGCCGAGAGGGTCGCTAACCATTTTAAAACCCATCACAGATTAAGGTTTTCCTCGGCGGAGGACGGCGGCTTAATACGCACAATGGCCAAAGTATATGATGACCCATTTGCTGATCTTTCAGCCTTTCCTACTTATAAGGTTTGCGCGTTGGCGCGTGAAAAGGTGATAGTGGCATTATCTGGTGATGGTGGTGACGAGCTATTTGCAGGATACCGCCGATACAAGTTTCATATGATGGAAGAAAAGCTGCGGAAAACTATACCTCTTAGTCTGCGCCGCATCATTTTTGGGCCGCTTGCAAAGCTTTACCCTAAGCTTGATTATGCACCGCAGTTTTTGCGAGCGAAGTCAACGTTTGAAGCCTTATCCCGTTCATCTGCCGAAGCTTACTTTCAAACAGTGAGTAAAACACCTGACCGTGACAGAGTGAGACTGCATACAGAAAAAATGCGTGGTTATTTAGATGGTTATCATCCACACGAGCGGTTTAAGGAGTTAGCGAAGGAGGTCGAGGGAGCGGATCCTTTATCAACTATTCAGTATATTGATTTAAAAACCTATTTACCCGGTGATATTCTTACGAAAGTTGATCGGGCAAGTATGGCTCATTCACTTGAGGTTCGTGTGCCGATCCTGGATCATAAGTTTATTGAGTATGGCTTACGCCTACCGGCTTCAGACAGGATAATGGACGGTGAAGGCAAGGCAGTTTTCAAGAAAGCTCTTGAAGGTTTTTTGCCGGATGAAATATTATACCGTCAGAAAAAGGGCTTTATTGTACCCGTGGTTAACTGGCTTCGTAATGAACTTATACCCGAGTTGGAAAAATTAAAAGCGAGTGAAATTCTGTTTGATACAGGCCTTATTGACCAACAAAATGTTTGTATACTCATTGATGAGCATGTCAGCGGTAGAAGAGATCATCATATGACATTATGGTCATTGTTGATGTTAAATGCATCCCTTGAAAACCTTCAGTTAAGTCTGTAG
- the phoB gene encoding phosphate regulon transcriptional regulator PhoB, with translation MKTRILLVEDDENITELVRYNLERAGYLVDCIADGEEGLYHATSETPDVILLDWMLPNLSGLEICRQLRRNSSTQNVPIIMLTARADEPDRIRGLETGADDYIVKPFSPKELVVRIQAVLRRVRPALAGHELTFEDISLDNVSHRVSRGDAVIHLGPTEYRLLRHFMENPGRVFSREQLLDAVWGRDVYVEPRTVDVHIRRLRKAINEGDMSDYIRTVRSAGYALDNKK, from the coding sequence GTGAAGACTCGAATTTTACTTGTTGAAGATGATGAAAACATCACCGAACTGGTTCGATATAACCTTGAACGTGCAGGCTATCTTGTTGACTGCATCGCAGATGGAGAAGAAGGCCTCTATCACGCAACATCAGAAACACCAGATGTCATATTATTGGATTGGATGCTTCCAAACCTGTCAGGCTTAGAGATTTGCCGTCAACTTCGTCGCAATTCAAGCACACAGAATGTACCCATTATTATGCTAACTGCCCGGGCTGATGAACCAGACCGCATTAGAGGCCTAGAAACTGGTGCAGATGATTACATTGTAAAACCTTTCTCTCCTAAAGAGCTTGTTGTGCGTATACAAGCTGTACTACGCCGTGTTCGCCCTGCCCTTGCAGGACACGAACTGACGTTTGAGGACATAAGCCTTGATAACGTATCGCACCGTGTAAGTCGCGGTGACGCAGTGATCCACTTGGGCCCAACGGAATATAGGCTTTTGAGGCACTTCATGGAGAACCCCGGCCGGGTGTTTTCTCGCGAACAGCTTTTAGATGCAGTATGGGGCCGCGATGTTTATGTCGAACCTAGAACTGTTGATGTTCATATTCGCCGGCTTAGGAAAGCTATCAACGAAGGCGATATGAGTGATTATATCCGCACTGTGCGCTCTGCGGGCTACGCGCTTGATAACAAAAAGTAA
- the phoU gene encoding phosphate signaling complex protein PhoU: MSEHTLSAYDDELKELRSIVSRMGGMAADQLIAAMTALKELDRAESNRVREADKELDKLEITAERAAIGVFARRAPVADDLREVVSALKMTTLIERMGDYAKNIAKRTLAITDGKPVVMPQTLDAMAEAAHHMIQDVMDAYVHRDADAAMEVWERDETLDNMHNAAFRQILARMMEMPEYINAYTHYLMIAKNLERIGDQATNIAEQIYYTITGIMLEDARRPKNDKTSTEVIQ, encoded by the coding sequence ATGTCAGAACATACTTTATCCGCGTATGACGACGAACTAAAGGAACTCCGCAGCATTGTTAGCCGCATGGGCGGCATGGCTGCTGATCAGTTAATCGCTGCCATGACAGCATTAAAAGAGCTTGATCGTGCTGAATCCAATAGGGTTCGGGAAGCAGACAAGGAACTGGACAAGCTTGAAATTACTGCTGAACGAGCAGCTATAGGTGTTTTTGCCCGCAGGGCACCTGTTGCTGACGACCTTAGGGAAGTAGTATCAGCGCTTAAAATGACTACCCTTATTGAACGTATGGGCGATTACGCCAAAAACATTGCCAAACGTACTCTTGCTATAACTGACGGCAAGCCGGTTGTTATGCCGCAAACGCTCGATGCCATGGCTGAAGCCGCACATCATATGATACAAGATGTAATGGACGCCTATGTTCACCGCGATGCTGACGCCGCCATGGAAGTATGGGAGCGCGACGAAACTTTGGACAATATGCATAATGCTGCTTTTCGGCAAATTCTCGCACGTATGATGGAAATGCCTGAGTATATTAACGCTTATACGCACTACCTCATGATTGCCAAAAACCTTGAACGCATTGGGGATCAGGCCACAAATATTGCAGAACAAATTTACTATACAATAACTGGCATCATGCTAGAGGATGCAAGGCGTCCGAAGAATGATAAAACCAGTACAGAAGTTATTCAGTAG